A region of Shewanella psychromarinicola DNA encodes the following proteins:
- a CDS encoding C39 family peptidase: MRNITQLMIALLIIFSLSLTNYNYAAEVPLTGVVPGMGTYSKPIQSIRERKFEHVIQQRTDFSCGAASLASLLKYAYDRQEITEQKVLIGMLEHADLALVQEQGFSLLNMKRYLQSQGLRGRGYKVGEAEMSLLKIPAIVLLNDSGYSHFVVFRRYDGGDVYLGDPALGNRIMTMAEFNQKWNGVVFVVIGEDYQRDNPLLHPRAKLTFKALDPLSPLTDAELLEFGFSYSDML, encoded by the coding sequence ATGCGCAATATAACCCAATTGATGATCGCACTGTTGATCATTTTCAGCTTGAGTCTGACTAACTACAATTATGCCGCAGAGGTTCCATTAACGGGTGTCGTGCCAGGAATGGGAACCTATTCTAAACCTATTCAAAGTATACGTGAGCGCAAGTTTGAACATGTAATACAACAAAGAACCGATTTCTCTTGCGGTGCAGCCAGCCTAGCTAGCCTGTTGAAATATGCCTATGATCGTCAAGAGATTACTGAGCAAAAAGTGTTAATTGGCATGTTAGAGCATGCTGATCTGGCATTGGTTCAAGAGCAAGGATTTTCACTGCTTAATATGAAACGGTATCTGCAATCTCAAGGTTTAAGAGGGCGTGGATATAAAGTCGGTGAAGCTGAAATGTCGTTACTCAAAATCCCTGCCATTGTGTTACTTAATGATAGTGGTTACAGCCACTTTGTGGTTTTTCGACGTTATGATGGCGGAGATGTCTATTTAGGCGATCCTGCTTTAGGTAATCGGATCATGACAATGGCAGAGTTTAATCAGAAGTGGAATGGTGTTGTGTTTGTGGTTATTGGAGAAGATTATCAACGTGATAATCCTTTGCTGCACCCAAGAGCAAAATTAACGTTTAAAGCACTCGACCCTCTGTCGCCACTGACGGACGCAGAGTTGCTCGAATTTGGTTTTTCTTATTCAGATATGCTTTAA
- a CDS encoding ATP-binding protein: MTSKKQPANKTQALSADPLFLQAEHLAKDFSLFPAHNKQSVSQEVKGLLTEDAIQSNLKSLASLDVDGYVNKVIQPTLDKNRPGAKRMIADLKGKIIAESHIGPFYRAEVELNFGTRTRRIGFIAQERTTANGAWMPEHHLAACKAIRHFAELSMPIVYLIDTPGADAGEVANSQNQAHTISKAIAESANVGVPTVGIVIGAGYSGGAIPLAAANILLSVRDGIFNTIQPQGLQSIARKYNLSWQECAKSVGVSPEELYTAGCIDGIIDFTPSDKDERQHNFRRAIISAIEAVERAAMDFVRESADLKEHYGRSLQRFLAPSANLLTLENNTRLSVANNPTMYHNIFGSAYRYLRYLTLRSRIHSISQEQYGRLSKVSVPEGDLLARIKQEQERVFQAWLTNPDKLVYDEELNKLWGTFSAKRKDISAERNVITRFILGEPKENYKKARKALLFNIGWSLYHRWKSNAANNFNGLIKHLESLPKSTTQAPWPELSQLTVLDIVVNDELREDFIWQCHNVLIFNALYDNVVGSLASISKEAMMSKSLSRESVDKLLHKSIDNALSNSDNANDKSKFYKWLKYFMDQSNRAELLTRVEQWKSVGFPQLNDSLFVILTYFFERLLPEYFDSEDEHDKYTGTINPVRIGRRKDFWNRLTMGYQDLLIQKVLREEKKQGKMGWENIIKQFFTQFDEIDADKMSANLLNFPGFRLSIEDAIDRKIRPCGLITGLADFKNNGSKLRVGVAVSNTAFQAGAFDMASAEKFSSLLIECAKRKLPVICFISSGGMQTKEGAAALFSMAVVNDRITRFIRDNELPVLMFGFGDCTGGAQASFVTHPLVQTYYLSGTNMPFAGQMVVPAYLPSTATLSNYLSKVPGAMTGLVHNPFSDTLDTQLYGIDPLMPLPTMKIDEVISKALSTLVPEVIELEKVIEQDDPRALMKPINKVLVHARGCTAVKLIRKAHDNNINVVLVASDPDMTSVPADMLKDTDKLVCIGGNTSDESYLNAYSVLKVAEYENVDALHPGIGFLSESPQFAALCVNNGVNFVGPSVHSMTTMGNKSNAIHTSQAQNVPVVPGSHGILSNAEQAVNVASEIGYPVLLKAVQGGGGKGIQVVKRPEDMIGFFQKTATEAAAAFGNGDLYLEKYVTSLRHIEVQLLRDQFGNSKVLGIRDCSVQRNNQKVIEESGSTMLPEELKQRVMEYTRALGDATDYMGAGTVEFIYNLDANEVYFMEMNTRLQVEHPVTEATSGIDIVSAQFDIAAGRSIEKLQPVDQGYAMEVRVTAEKAALDSHGILQLIPNPGNITECVLPERDDVEIISIAAAGKEVSPYYDSLIAQIIIRGTDRADVVAKMYAYLDSVVIKGIATNIPLLKLILKDPTFNEGVYDTNYLPRLMAELDIPALIAEMEAAAEAIKVDSESLRVGESNELKVLAQGAGIFYTSPAPGEADFVKEGDIVTVEQTLALMEAMKMFSQLTLAGFNRQTGVLYPEDQKYRIERILNSNGQQVSQGDLLFVISPIEA; the protein is encoded by the coding sequence ATGACCAGCAAAAAGCAGCCCGCTAACAAGACTCAAGCACTATCGGCTGACCCACTTTTCTTACAAGCAGAACACTTGGCTAAAGATTTTTCATTATTTCCTGCTCATAACAAGCAGAGTGTATCTCAAGAAGTAAAAGGATTATTAACTGAAGATGCAATTCAATCAAACTTAAAAAGTTTGGCATCTTTAGATGTTGATGGTTATGTCAATAAAGTTATCCAACCCACTTTGGATAAAAACCGCCCTGGCGCGAAGCGTATGATCGCGGACTTAAAAGGCAAGATTATTGCTGAAAGTCATATTGGACCGTTTTATCGTGCTGAAGTGGAATTAAACTTTGGCACTCGTACTCGTCGTATCGGTTTTATTGCCCAAGAGCGCACGACCGCAAACGGTGCGTGGATGCCAGAACATCATCTTGCAGCATGTAAGGCGATCCGTCATTTTGCAGAATTGTCGATGCCAATAGTATATTTAATTGATACTCCTGGTGCCGATGCTGGTGAAGTTGCCAACAGCCAAAATCAAGCTCATACCATTTCAAAAGCCATCGCTGAAAGTGCTAACGTTGGTGTACCGACAGTCGGTATTGTGATTGGTGCGGGCTATTCAGGTGGTGCGATTCCATTAGCTGCAGCCAATATTTTATTATCTGTACGCGACGGTATTTTTAATACTATCCAGCCGCAAGGCTTACAAAGCATTGCGCGTAAGTACAACTTGTCATGGCAAGAATGTGCTAAGTCTGTCGGGGTATCGCCAGAAGAGCTTTATACCGCGGGCTGTATTGACGGTATTATCGACTTTACGCCATCAGATAAAGATGAGCGCCAGCATAATTTCCGTCGTGCGATTATCAGTGCTATTGAAGCCGTTGAACGTGCTGCGATGGATTTTGTACGCGAGTCTGCTGATTTAAAAGAACATTATGGTCGAAGTTTACAGCGTTTCTTAGCGCCGTCGGCTAATTTACTTACGCTTGAAAATAATACCCGCTTGTCTGTCGCCAATAATCCGACTATGTATCACAATATTTTTGGTAGTGCATATCGATATCTGCGTTATTTGACTTTACGTAGCCGTATTCATTCAATCTCACAAGAACAGTATGGTCGCTTGTCAAAAGTGAGCGTGCCAGAAGGTGATTTGTTAGCGCGTATTAAGCAAGAACAGGAACGCGTGTTCCAAGCGTGGTTAACCAACCCTGACAAGTTAGTTTACGATGAAGAACTGAATAAATTATGGGGTACGTTTAGCGCTAAACGTAAAGATATTTCTGCCGAACGTAACGTAATTACACGTTTTATTTTGGGTGAACCAAAAGAGAACTACAAAAAAGCACGTAAAGCACTGTTATTTAATATTGGTTGGTCATTATACCATCGTTGGAAAAGTAACGCGGCTAACAATTTCAATGGTTTAATTAAGCATTTAGAGTCATTGCCTAAGTCTACAACACAAGCTCCATGGCCTGAACTTAGTCAGCTTACTGTGCTGGACATTGTCGTTAATGACGAATTACGTGAAGACTTTATTTGGCAGTGTCATAACGTGCTTATCTTCAATGCACTTTATGACAATGTGGTCGGCAGTTTGGCGTCAATTTCCAAAGAAGCCATGATGTCAAAAAGTTTGTCTCGTGAATCAGTGGACAAGTTACTCCATAAATCGATTGATAATGCCTTATCTAATAGTGATAACGCTAACGACAAGAGCAAGTTCTATAAGTGGTTAAAATACTTTATGGATCAATCGAATCGTGCTGAATTGTTAACGCGTGTAGAGCAATGGAAGAGTGTCGGTTTCCCACAATTAAACGATTCGCTTTTCGTTATCTTAACTTATTTCTTCGAGCGCTTATTACCAGAGTACTTTGACAGTGAAGACGAGCACGATAAATACACGGGGACGATTAACCCTGTACGTATTGGTCGTCGTAAGGATTTTTGGAACCGTTTAACCATGGGTTACCAAGACTTACTTATCCAAAAAGTACTTCGTGAAGAGAAAAAGCAAGGCAAGATGGGCTGGGAAAATATTATCAAACAGTTCTTTACTCAGTTTGATGAAATTGATGCCGACAAAATGTCAGCTAACTTACTTAATTTCCCCGGTTTCCGGTTATCGATTGAAGATGCTATTGATAGAAAGATCCGCCCTTGTGGTTTAATTACCGGTCTGGCTGATTTTAAAAATAACGGCAGTAAGTTACGTGTAGGTGTTGCGGTTTCAAATACAGCATTCCAAGCGGGTGCATTTGATATGGCCAGTGCTGAAAAATTCAGTTCACTATTAATTGAATGTGCGAAACGTAAATTACCGGTCATTTGTTTTATCAGCTCTGGTGGCATGCAAACGAAAGAAGGTGCTGCGGCATTGTTCTCTATGGCGGTAGTGAATGACCGTATTACGCGCTTTATTCGTGATAACGAATTACCGGTATTGATGTTTGGTTTTGGTGATTGTACCGGTGGTGCTCAAGCCAGTTTTGTCACCCATCCTTTAGTGCAGACGTACTATTTATCTGGTACCAATATGCCGTTTGCTGGTCAAATGGTGGTACCTGCGTACTTACCATCAACGGCAACATTGTCGAACTATTTATCTAAAGTGCCAGGTGCAATGACGGGGTTAGTCCATAATCCATTTAGTGATACCTTAGACACCCAGTTGTATGGTATTGATCCACTCATGCCATTACCGACGATGAAAATAGACGAAGTGATCAGCAAAGCATTGTCTACCTTAGTGCCTGAAGTGATTGAGTTAGAAAAAGTCATTGAACAAGACGATCCTCGTGCATTGATGAAGCCTATTAATAAAGTGCTGGTGCATGCGCGTGGTTGTACGGCCGTTAAATTAATCCGTAAAGCACACGACAACAACATTAATGTGGTGTTGGTGGCCTCAGATCCGGACATGACATCTGTTCCAGCAGATATGCTTAAAGACACTGATAAGCTTGTATGTATTGGCGGTAATACCTCAGATGAAAGTTACTTAAATGCTTACTCAGTATTAAAAGTTGCTGAGTATGAAAACGTTGACGCGTTGCACCCAGGTATTGGCTTCTTATCAGAAAGTCCACAGTTTGCGGCGTTATGTGTCAACAATGGGGTTAACTTTGTCGGTCCTAGCGTGCATTCAATGACCACTATGGGTAACAAGTCTAACGCTATTCATACTTCGCAAGCGCAAAATGTCCCTGTTGTGCCAGGTAGTCATGGTATTTTGAGTAACGCAGAACAAGCGGTCAACGTGGCGTCTGAAATTGGTTATCCAGTGCTGTTAAAAGCGGTCCAAGGTGGAGGCGGTAAAGGTATTCAGGTCGTTAAACGTCCTGAGGACATGATTGGTTTCTTCCAGAAAACCGCGACGGAAGCCGCTGCTGCGTTTGGTAATGGTGACTTGTATTTAGAAAAATACGTTACCTCATTGCGCCACATTGAAGTCCAACTACTGCGTGATCAGTTTGGTAATAGCAAAGTATTAGGTATTCGTGACTGTTCAGTACAACGTAACAACCAAAAAGTGATTGAAGAATCAGGATCAACCATGTTGCCTGAGGAGCTGAAACAACGCGTGATGGAATACACTCGTGCGTTAGGTGATGCTACCGATTACATGGGCGCTGGTACTGTTGAGTTTATCTATAACTTAGATGCAAACGAAGTGTACTTTATGGAGATGAATACTCGTCTTCAAGTTGAGCATCCGGTGACGGAAGCGACATCGGGTATTGATATTGTTAGCGCGCAGTTTGATATTGCTGCGGGTCGTTCAATTGAAAAACTACAGCCAGTTGACCAAGGTTACGCTATGGAAGTGCGTGTGACGGCGGAAAAAGCGGCACTCGATAGCCATGGTATTCTTCAGCTTATTCCTAATCCGGGTAACATCACTGAATGTGTATTGCCTGAGCGTGATGATGTTGAAATTATTTCGATTGCAGCAGCTGGCAAAGAAGTATCGCCATACTATGATAGCTTAATCGCACAGATCATTATCCGAGGTACTGACCGTGCTGATGTGGTGGCTAAGATGTATGCGTATCTTGATAGCGTAGTGATTAAAGGGATTGCGACTAACATTCCATTGCTGAAGCTTATCCTTAAAGATCCCACCTTCAATGAAGGGGTGTATGACACTAACTACTTGCCACGTTTAATGGCAGAGTTGGACATTCCAGCACTGATTGCTGAAATGGAAGCGGCTGCAGAAGCGATTAAGGTTGATTCTGAATCATTACGTGTTGGCGAAAGCAACGAATTGAAAGTATTGGCACAAGGTGCGGGAATTTTCTATACCTCCCCAGCACCTGGTGAAGCAGACTTTGTTAAAGAAGGTGACATTGTCACGGTTGAGCAAACATTGGCATTGATGGAAGCAATGAAAATGTTCTCTCAATTGACCCTAGCGGGCTTTAATCGTCAAACGGGTGTGTTATATCCTGAAGATCAAAAGTATCGCATTGAACGTATTCTGAATAGCAATGGCCAGCAAGTTTCACAAGGTGATCTCCTGTTTGTGATATCGCCTATCGAAGCGTAA
- a CDS encoding transporter: MNKKWTSAIAVILPGIWAVPAYAADTHPQPVSQSTLSEQDIAALKQKLIQLNQQIKLQQQAINQMAQQVLKQEALSRQASNTNVTSTTQQTPHPPPSVERPSAQSSQQAVVASSTAKRKKTPDRARSTDDVLQEAHNVFSRKFTVEPSFTYSYYSRKDLILRGFLALDAIFLGNLNLDRIRTNTTQLDLTTRYTLNENWQFELGLPYLYRWTQYDSVGEGNSSQRYETAKISGGQIGDISGAVYYRMNAESVDWPDWVWNVRVRAPTGKDPFGIPLETSDSGNLTYPTEMATGSGVWGVSTGFSLAKTFDPAIVFFNLNYGVSFTEEFDDLSGATGLSPGEIDLGNYLDYSVGLAFAVSERMSLSMSFNQRFYSKTKQRPEGGEWQKIPRTDTNTANLGIGATLALSPNLSMVTSIGSGLTEDSPDYQISVRFPYRF, encoded by the coding sequence ATGAATAAGAAATGGACCTCAGCTATCGCAGTGATACTGCCTGGAATATGGGCCGTACCTGCGTATGCTGCAGATACTCATCCTCAACCTGTCTCGCAATCGACCTTATCTGAACAAGATATTGCAGCACTTAAACAAAAACTGATTCAGTTAAATCAACAAATTAAGTTACAGCAACAAGCCATTAATCAGATGGCACAACAGGTGCTCAAGCAAGAGGCATTAAGCCGCCAAGCCAGCAATACAAATGTCACCTCTACGACACAGCAAACGCCTCATCCCCCCCCATCAGTTGAACGACCAAGCGCTCAATCAAGTCAACAAGCTGTAGTCGCCAGTAGCACTGCAAAGCGAAAAAAAACGCCAGACAGAGCAAGAAGTACTGATGACGTATTACAAGAAGCGCATAATGTTTTCTCTCGAAAATTTACCGTCGAGCCCTCATTTACCTATAGCTACTACAGTCGTAAAGATCTAATTCTTAGAGGGTTTTTAGCACTTGATGCCATTTTTTTGGGTAATTTAAATTTAGATCGTATTCGCACTAATACTACGCAACTTGATCTCACCACCCGCTATACTTTAAATGAAAACTGGCAGTTTGAGCTCGGTTTACCGTACCTGTATCGCTGGACTCAGTATGACTCTGTGGGGGAGGGCAACTCGAGTCAACGATATGAAACCGCTAAAATTAGTGGTGGTCAAATTGGTGATATCAGTGGCGCAGTTTATTATCGAATGAATGCTGAATCAGTAGACTGGCCCGATTGGGTGTGGAACGTCAGGGTTCGCGCTCCAACCGGAAAAGATCCTTTTGGGATCCCGCTTGAAACATCAGACTCTGGCAATTTGACCTACCCAACTGAAATGGCAACGGGTTCTGGTGTTTGGGGCGTGTCTACAGGGTTTAGCTTAGCAAAAACCTTTGATCCTGCGATTGTATTTTTTAATTTAAATTATGGTGTTAGCTTTACAGAGGAATTTGATGACTTGTCCGGTGCGACAGGGTTAAGCCCTGGTGAAATTGATTTAGGTAATTATCTTGATTACAGCGTGGGATTAGCTTTTGCTGTTTCCGAGCGAATGAGTTTGAGTATGAGCTTTAATCAACGGTTTTACAGTAAAACTAAACAAAGACCAGAAGGTGGAGAATGGCAGAAAATCCCTCGAACTGACACCAATACCGCGAATTTGGGTATTGGCGCTACCTTAGCCTTGTCACCTAATTTATCCATGGTGACCTCAATAGGCTCCGGGTTAACTGAAGACTCCCCAGATTATCAAATTAGCGTGCGATTTCCTTATCGTTTTTAA
- a CDS encoding sigma-54 dependent transcriptional regulator, with amino-acid sequence MEPLLMAGFRCNELNEVLCGLHFQLHYIDKYNKNKIPINCALCLIDLRTENTINEITNLVRELDPRIHIIVLINKPQLDIAEITTFIAQFAWDFYTSPIDPERLAKCLGHGLGLSKLKQQHAPQLESQCKDNEQFAYQSDVMRQLFRQVGRVAPTDIPVLIRGESGTGKELVATQLHQLSARKDGPFVTVNCGAMAAGLIQSELFGHEKGAFTGATSSRKGKIALANGGTLFLDEIGDLPAELQVNLLRFLQEGLYDSVGGSMPQSADVRILAATHVNLENAIDQGKFRLDLYYRLNGITIETPRLKERRDDIIGLANRFIRVYSDEYGLATKPLSQSACHALLNYPWPGNVRELINRVRRAVVLSDTQQITAQNLELINIEKKRHIALSLKTLKDNAEKQALQQAILIADGHVELAASYLDISRATFYRLMDKHDLELI; translated from the coding sequence ATGGAACCATTATTAATGGCAGGTTTTCGGTGTAATGAGCTAAACGAGGTGCTTTGTGGATTACACTTTCAACTTCACTATATTGATAAGTATAATAAAAATAAAATACCTATTAATTGTGCTCTGTGCTTAATCGATCTTCGAACAGAAAATACTATAAATGAAATCACTAACCTGGTGAGAGAGTTAGATCCCAGGATCCATATCATTGTACTCATAAATAAACCACAACTCGACATTGCAGAAATTACCACTTTTATTGCCCAATTTGCTTGGGATTTTTACACCAGTCCAATTGATCCTGAAAGATTAGCGAAGTGCTTGGGTCATGGTCTCGGTCTGTCTAAATTAAAGCAGCAGCATGCTCCGCAGCTTGAATCACAGTGTAAAGATAACGAGCAATTTGCGTATCAATCAGACGTCATGCGACAGTTATTCCGTCAAGTTGGGCGAGTGGCCCCGACCGATATCCCCGTGCTTATTAGAGGTGAATCTGGCACGGGCAAAGAATTAGTGGCGACCCAGTTACATCAATTATCTGCCAGAAAAGACGGACCTTTTGTTACGGTTAATTGTGGCGCTATGGCGGCAGGATTAATTCAGTCTGAGTTATTTGGTCATGAAAAAGGCGCCTTTACGGGGGCCACAAGTTCCCGAAAGGGCAAAATTGCACTGGCTAATGGCGGAACATTATTTTTAGATGAAATTGGCGATTTACCCGCTGAACTACAAGTCAATTTACTGCGTTTTTTACAAGAAGGCTTGTATGACTCCGTTGGCGGTAGTATGCCGCAATCGGCTGACGTGCGTATTTTAGCCGCTACTCATGTCAATTTAGAAAATGCTATTGATCAAGGTAAGTTTCGCTTAGATCTTTACTATCGTTTAAATGGCATTACCATTGAAACTCCAAGATTAAAAGAAAGACGTGATGATATCATCGGTTTAGCCAATCGATTTATTCGGGTGTATTCGGATGAATATGGGCTTGCGACTAAGCCATTGTCGCAGTCCGCTTGCCATGCATTATTAAATTATCCATGGCCTGGTAATGTCCGCGAGTTAATTAATCGTGTTCGTCGTGCGGTTGTATTGAGCGACACGCAGCAGATCACTGCTCAAAACTTAGAGTTAATCAATATCGAAAAAAAGCGTCATATCGCGCTCTCGCTTAAAACCTTAAAAGACAATGCTGAAAAACAAGCATTGCAACAAGCAATCTTGATTGCAGATGGTCATGTTGAACTAGCAGCAAGTTATTTAGATATTTCTAGAGCGACCTTTTATCGACTCATGGACAAGCATGACTTAGAACTGATCTAG
- a CDS encoding LysR family transcriptional regulator, whose product MPDLNGMMLFAAVVRAKGFSQAAREIGQPKSTISRKVAQLEEQLGVRLLQRDTRNLSLTQVGALFFQHCDSISHEIEAAKATIENTHNDISGSLRIAIPVSFSQDVIGHLCSSFMRLYPNIELDIQFTDSDVGLVGEGYDIAIKYGPLQSSDLVARLLFERQPILVASPGYIKEFSSPATPQELTQHNGILLGTTLSAPIWPLGKGNRKIMATFKRKVRVNSASMVKRLALDNYGIAMLSNTSCKQELATGSLVPILQEWPMETFKVYGVYSSRRQLASNISAFLDFFTKRYTSQESLHSMMS is encoded by the coding sequence ATGCCCGATTTGAACGGTATGATGCTGTTTGCAGCCGTTGTTAGAGCAAAAGGATTCTCTCAAGCAGCCCGAGAGATCGGACAACCTAAATCAACCATTAGTCGAAAAGTTGCTCAATTAGAAGAACAACTCGGAGTGCGACTACTCCAAAGAGACACCCGAAATTTAAGTCTGACCCAAGTTGGCGCATTATTTTTTCAACACTGTGATTCCATTAGCCATGAAATTGAAGCCGCCAAAGCCACTATTGAAAACACCCATAATGATATTTCTGGATCGTTACGGATAGCAATTCCGGTGTCATTTTCACAAGATGTCATTGGCCATTTATGCTCAAGTTTTATGCGTCTTTACCCCAATATAGAACTGGATATTCAATTTACTGACAGTGATGTCGGTCTTGTGGGTGAAGGTTACGATATTGCCATTAAATATGGTCCATTACAGTCGTCAGATCTTGTTGCTCGATTGTTATTTGAACGCCAACCTATTCTGGTCGCTAGCCCTGGTTATATAAAAGAATTCAGTAGCCCTGCTACACCGCAAGAATTAACCCAGCACAACGGTATTTTACTTGGCACCACCTTATCGGCCCCCATTTGGCCATTAGGAAAAGGCAATCGTAAAATAATGGCGACCTTTAAACGAAAAGTACGAGTCAACAGCGCCAGTATGGTAAAACGCTTAGCGTTGGATAATTATGGCATTGCCATGCTATCTAACACGAGCTGCAAGCAAGAACTCGCAACGGGGAGCTTAGTGCCTATTTTACAAGAATGGCCAATGGAAACCTTTAAAGTTTATGGGGTTTATTCAAGTCGGCGCCAATTAGCCAGCAACATTAGTGCTTTTTTAGACTTTTTCACCAAACGTTATACCAGCCAAGAATCATTGCATTCAATGATGAGTTAA